One window from the genome of Andrena cerasifolii isolate SP2316 chromosome 3, iyAndCera1_principal, whole genome shotgun sequence encodes:
- the Tmem131 gene encoding transmembrane protein 131 isoform X1, with the protein MTELKVLYCLVLLTFFGLTSQIRPSLHGHNNAFVQDDNDVQYLLDNIPMSMHKDFTNTVHGAGDTTSDEDKTQDSLSHVHFEPHILDFKERQLGIPHQETVILFNRDHNKTIHLLSISGNTRHFHSSFFRSKVIPPLGNTTFDVVFLGREEGDIDTHLFIHTAEGPVKYQVKGISVSSPYRLRPVVGVKLPLNATFTPLIYMHNPHAEALQVLEVYCSGGEFQLELPSGEAEGSRELWEIPPYQTKPIIRLHFNAYTEKNHTAYIRLKVNNTSELLVVTIEIEVKSGAGLHWGGSSGVINLGMGGSLQPPIQYPIALKNSAKKPVKIMNIISTPVSKALKLHFEQAVIPGDTDIPIAIGALIYDWKTGLELQHFKGKLVIKAVGPGGISQKLTIPWVAQVLQGGLEVNASITHYCSLQSNQARNFSVVNKFKLPLAITNVTMSSHVKSIFTIKNFIPRVIKPEQKVNIFSLQLAKDRKTDNVKMESSILIHSNVSVTEVPLLSYDGKVRKIVPEERESDEGTMNFGTVGSGTENEAIFALENQNPINIDLHGWGVNMPGAVLELMGCQRGPADFLDKELRNITVCSHTGNQYIKPGYLAIFKIKVKTPMVEEDTIVGDVFVRTTYERFILPVYMRVAYGRISLKKLIFTDCFPGSICVQQVKVYSTFVRPMQVTRIAPVNKDNRIKYIPLEEASMPIITRGENYIGSVRIEPSVTCKHHCYLGLSLDSNAGRQWLNTLALPSHTRDSDLNLLNTRYTRFLNLTGGRSWDNITMRLDTTEVRGHKFYLNIKPYWPSILTGFSNNKNKVALVFPLTQVGNTSYSSIKVYNPSTSPLIIQLVMDWNYPQGTRLYHSLPAKFKFACVECGTTVAEEFKLEENVEEREWFEREWDVTLAPQSIPLYLKPSESKTIRVSYTPFTPSLSSALLYIRNNMTILEVLRVMGHGANAQFRFGNRKPGSTTPLLFELADKHLKDCEPGERFKRSPVPNLTVKRSFMARNTGELPIEVYDFYINGLRCEGYGFKVLNCMPFKLNPNATKKIDIAFTPDFTMSRIERKLLISTSLGFDGDIENGMVILNLLATLPPHSLEACTAALTRPSWEYAVQWVAVSLSSILLICVLAISFLEADRILRGALASFSRESPVQAPFDLRLLSHVPVYTGQESTCLKEKLTSEEKQKVAKKEEACPDWALMNVKKYKEKDNAQKGLKIPDWSAEEERRFKLDTDAKDLLSFKRCEDSALDNSNVISNIALGTKKKNNKKQNNAQEVQTDSCVTENAFPDVQGSQEKKYTVNTFMKSSPLTNRKGKSNQTGSVKDDTKLVDHEVQVDTAGLLNNARSSKLENKRKQTAVGNSSNNHVSFKKFESNSSQRSIHLSEEETSSTTTESSVQDDPPPCKNFDQSCGKSEKLQRKPATKKTKPQSIAPVPCVDYRDNYEGDCDDDEYDKERHNNPNRWKTSTTRSTMKHHIHTSRTVESSFKLPRQNKNPPRKDKGSQKRRGFDKAHIKTTSLNGNTSQREDQARALGTISAPLPPPPSCWGENRAKFSDVVARNQESISPFSSLNKLHKPQTTAHNLSMVFSNDAKDVDYSKQQSSQELMQSTKEYRMVSQSPPLCVQSVEKEKPLNQDSLKIQNSSPHSNSYFINAFTEPPFERELVPYDDLPETDEPLMELESPEEDTRCQLWEDNNPMFHLLSDTTSGFQLESPKASEKPPMLTDTLRDNWATIETNWEPLYTRAAVGEERSGVWGVNTGGVWAAGPWGAATPPVAASQLSSLQTEPDTQERSGFDPFRSLSTIWTPSSIESWKKKHED; encoded by the exons ATGACTGAGTTAAAAGTACTTTATTGCCTCGTCTTGTTAACGTTTTTCGGGCTGACGTCACAAATTCGACCGTCCTTACATGGGCACAATAATG CCTTCGTACAGGATGACAATGATGTTCAATATCTTTTGGACAACATACCAATGTCTATGCATAAG GATTTTACCAATACAGTACATGGGGCTGG GGATACAACATCAGACGAAGATAAAACGCAAGATTCATTATCTCACGTTCATTTCGAACCACATATTCTGGATTTcaaagaaag ACAACTCGGTATACCCCACCAAGAAACTGTGATATTGTTTAATAGAGATCATAACAAAACAATCCATCTTTTATCAATTTCTGGAAATACACGTCATTTCCATTCATCGTTCTTTCGAAGCAAA GTAATTCCACCATTGGGGAACACAACATTTGATGTTGTTTTTCTCGGTCGAGAAGAAGGTGACATTGACACACATCTTTTTATACATACGGCAGAAGGACCTGTGAAATACCAA GTAAAAGGAATAAGTGTCAGTAGCCCTTATCGACTCAGACCTGTAGTAGGTGTTAAATTACCATTAAATGCAACATTTACTCCACTTATATACATGCACAATCCACACGCAGAAGCTTTACAA GTGCTAGAAGTATATTGTAGCGGTGGAGAATTTCAACTGGAGCTGCCATCGGGGGAGGCAGAAGGTTCGCGTGAATTGTGGGAAATCCCACCATATCAAACAAAACCTATCATAAGACTACATTTTAATGCTTATACAGAAAAGAATCATACAGCATATATTAG GCTTAAAGTGAATAACACTTCAGAACTGCTTGTTGTAACAATCGAGATCGAAGTGAAAAGTGGGGCTGGTCTTCATTGGGGCGGAAGTTCTGGTGTAATCAATTTAGGCATGGGCGGTTCGCTGCAACCTCCTATTCAATATCCCATTGCCCTGAAGAACTCGGCGAAAAAGCCAGTTAAAATTATG aatataattagtaCACCTGTTTCTAAAGCACTGAAACTTCATTTTGAGCAAGCGGTAATTCCGGGGGACACGGATATACCGATTGCCATCGGAGCACTAATTTATGACT GGAAGACTGGTTTAGAGTTACAACATTTTAAAGGAAAACTAGTGATAAAGGCCGTAGGTCCCGGTGGTATTAGTCAGAAATTAACAATTCCATGGGTTGCACAAGTTCTACAGGGTGGTCTAGAAGTAAACGCATCAATTACGCATTATTGTTCTCTCCAATCGAATCAAGCGCGGAATTTTAGCGTTGTTAATAAGTTTAAATTACCGTTAGCTATCACGAATGTCACAATGTCGTCTCATGTGAAGTCAATTTTCACG ataaagaattttattccgCGAGTAATAAAGCCGGAACAAAAGGtcaatatattttctttacaacTTGCCAAAGATAGGAAAACCGATAACGTGAAAATGGAATCGTCGATTTTAATTCACTCGAACGTTTCCGTGACTGAGGTTCCGTTACTGAGTTACGATGGAAAGGTGAGGAAAATAGTTCCCGAGGAGAGGGAGAGCGACGAGGGCACGATGAACTTCGGCACCGTGGGGAGCGGCACCGAGAACGAAGCCATTTTTGCTTTGGAGAATCAGAATCCGATAAATATCGATTTACACGGATGGGGAGTGAACATGCCTGGCGCAGTGCTAGAGCTCATGGGTTGTCAAAGAGGTCCAGCAGATTTTTTGGACAAAGAGCTTCGTAATATAACAGTGTGCAGTCACACTGGCAAT CAATACATAAAGCCTGGTTATTTagcgatttttaaaattaaagtaaagactCCGATGGTCGAAGAGGATACCATCGTGGGCGACGTGTTCGTTAGAACCACGTACGAGAGGTTCATTTTACCAGTTTACATGAGAGTCGCGTACGGAAGAATCTCCTTAAAGAAGCTCATCTTCACGGATTGCTTTCCT GGATCAATTTGTGTGCAACAAGTAAAAGTATATTCAACGTTTGTAAGACCCATGCAGGTGACTAGGATCGCGCCTGTTAACAAAGATAATAGGATAAAATATATTCCGTTGGAAGAAGCATCAATGCCTATTATAACCAGGGGCGAAAATTACATTGGGTCAGTAAGAATCGAACCATCTGTGACTTGTAAGCATCATTGTTATTTAGGCCTGTCGTTGGACAGTAATG CTGGCAGACAGTGGTTGAATACGTTGGCCCTTCCTTCGCATACGAGAGACTCTGACTTAAATTTGTTGAACACAAGGTACACGCGATTCCTTAATTTAACAGGCGGTCGTTCTTGGGACAATATTACAATGCGTCTAGACACTACAGAAGTTCGCGggcacaaattttatttaaacataaaACCGTACTGGCCCAGCATATTGACTGGCTTTAGTAACAACAAGAATAAAGTCGCTCTAGTATTTCCTTTAACGCAAGTCGGGAATACGTCTTACAGCTCGATTAAAGTATACAATCCGAGCACTAGTCCTTTAATTATACAGTTAGTGATGGACTGGAACTATCCCCAGGGAACGAGGCTTTACCACTCATTACCAGCCAA GTTTAAGTTTGCATGCGTGGAATGTGGAACTACCGTCGCGGAGGAGTTCAAGCTGGAAGAGAACGTAGAGGAGCGGGAATGGTTTGAAAGAGAATGGGACGTCACATTAGCACCGCAATCGattcctttatatttaaagcCTTCGGAATCGAAAACTATACGAGTGTCATACACTCCCTTCACCCCCTCTTTATCATCTGCACTTTTGTATATTAg GAACAATATGACAATTTTGGAAGTGTTGCGCGTGATGGGCCACGGCGCAAATGCACAATTCAGATTTGGGAACCGGAAGCCAGGCTCCACTACGCCTTTGCTGTTCGAGCTCGCGGACAAACATCTTAAAGATTGCGAAC CAGGGGAACGATTTAAGCGAAGTCCAGTACCAAACCTGACGGTCAAACGATCCTTCATGGCTAGAAACACGGGAGAGCTGCCCATAGAAGTGTACGATTTTTATATAAACGGTTTACGCTGCGAAGGTTACGGTTTCAAGGTGTTGAACTGTATGCCCTTTAAATTGAACCCGAACGCGACCAAGAAGATCGACATAGCGTTCACTCCGGACTTTACTATGTCGCGGATCGAGAGGAAGCTTCTGATATCGACGAGTTTAGGCTTCGACGGAGATATAGAGAACGGCATGGTGATTCTTAATCTACTCGCCACTCTTCCCCCACACTCTTTGGAAGCTTGCACGGCTGCACTCACAAGACCGTCGTGGGAATACGCGGTTCAATGGGTGGCCGTTAGTCTTTCGTCGATATTATTAATATGCGTTCTCGCTATTTCGTTCCTCGAGGCGGATCGAATATTACGAGGAGCTCTGGCCAGTTTCTCCAGGGAGAGCCCGGTCCAAGCGCCTTTCGATCTAAGACTGCTGTCCCACGTGCCGGTGTACACGGGGCAAGAGTCGACTTGCTTGAAAGAGAAGCTGACGagcgaagagaagcagaaggtGGCGAAAAAGGAGGAGGCGTGTCCAGACTGGGCGCTGATGAACGTGAAGAAGTACAAAGAGAAGGACAACGCGCAGAAAGGGTTGAAGATCCCAGACTGGTCTGCGGAGGAGGAACGTAGGTTCAAGTTAGACACGGATGCCAAAGATTTGTTGTCGTTCAAACGCTGCGAGGACTCGGCGCTGGATAACAGCAACGTTATAAGCAATATCGCGCTCGGTACcaagaagaagaataataagaaacagAACAACGCTCAAGAGGTTCAGACTGACAGTTGCGTGACGGAGAACGCGTTCCCCGATGTACAAGGAAGCCAGGAAAAGAAATACACCGTCAACACGTTTATGAAGTCGAGCCCTCTGACGAATAGGAAAGGGAAGTCCAATCAAACGGGAAGCGTTAAGGACGACACGAAATTGGTCGATCATGAGGTGCAAGTCGACACGGCGGGGCTCTTGAATAATGCTCGAAGTAgtaaattggagaacaaaaggAAGCAGACGGCAGTTGGGAACAGCAGCAACAATCACGTGTCTTTTAAAAAGTTCGAGTCGAATAGTAGTCAAAGGAGCATTCATCTTTCGGAAGAGGAGACGTCGTCTACGACGACGGAGAGTTCTGTTCAAGATGATCCACCGCCATGCAAG AACTTCGATCAGTCCTGCGGGAAATCAGAGAAATTGCAAAGGAAGCCAGCAACTAAGAAGACGAAGCCTCAATCGATCGCGCCTGTGCCATGTGTAGATTATAGAGACAACTATGAAGGTGACTGCGACGATGACGAGTACGACAAAGAGAGACACAACAATCCGAACAGATGGAAAACGAGTACAACAAGATCCACCATGAAGCATCACATTCATACATCCCGCACCGTTGAGTCATCCTTCAAGCTGCCTCGACAGAATAAAAATCCTCCTAGGAAGGATAAAGGATCTCAGAAACGCCGAGGCTTCGATAAAGCGCATATAAAAA CAACATCGTTGAATGGAAACACTAGCCAAAGGGAGGATCAAGCGCGTGCACTGGGCACAATTTCCGCGCCGTTGCCGCCGCCGCCATCGTGCTGGGGCGAGAACAGGGCTAAGTTCAGCGACGTCGTGGCACGGAACCAAGAAAGCATCTCGCCCTTCTCGAGCTTAAATAAGTTACACAAGCCCCAAACGACCGCGCATAATTTGTCGATGGTCTTCAGTAACGACGCCAAAGATGTAGATTACAGTAAACAGCAATCGAGTCAGGAATTGATGCAGAGCACGAAGGAATACAGAATGGTATCGCAATCTCCACCCCTCTGTGTTCAGTCCGTCGAGAAGGAGAAGCCGCTTAATCAGGATTCTCTGAAAATACAGAATAGCTCGCCGCATTCGAATAGTTACTTCATCAACGCTTTCACGGAACCACCG TTCGAACGGGAACTGGTGCCGTACGACGATCTTCCAGAGACGGATGAACCCTTAATGGAGCTGGAGAGTCCAGAGGAAGATACGCGATGCCAGTTATGGGAAGATAATAATCCCATGTTCCATCTGTTGTCCGATACTACAAGTGGATTTCAGTTGGAGTCGCCGAAGGCCTCGGAGAAGCCTCCAATGCTAACGGACACCTTAAGAG ACAACTGGGCGACGATCGAAACAAATTGGGAACCATTATACACTAGAGCAGCGGTAGGGGAGGAAAGAAGTGGTGTTTGGGGAGTGAACACAGGTGGTGTGTGGGCTGCAGGTCCATGGGGTGCAGCTACACCACCTGTAGCCGCCTCGCAGCTGTCCTCATTGCAAACAGAACCAGATACACAA gaaagaTCAGGTTTCGATCCGTTTCGTTCACTCAGTACAATATGGACACCGTCATCCATAGAATCTTGGAAGAAGAAGCACGAAGACTAA
- the Tmem131 gene encoding transmembrane protein 131 isoform X4 yields MSMHKDFTNTVHGAGDTTSDEDKTQDSLSHVHFEPHILDFKERQLGIPHQETVILFNRDHNKTIHLLSISGNTRHFHSSFFRSKVIPPLGNTTFDVVFLGREEGDIDTHLFIHTAEGPVKYQVKGISVSSPYRLRPVVGVKLPLNATFTPLIYMHNPHAEALQVLEVYCSGGEFQLELPSGEAEGSRELWEIPPYQTKPIIRLHFNAYTEKNHTAYIRLKVNNTSELLVVTIEIEVKSGAGLHWGGSSGVINLGMGGSLQPPIQYPIALKNSAKKPVKIMNIISTPVSKALKLHFEQAVIPGDTDIPIAIGALIYDWKTGLELQHFKGKLVIKAVGPGGISQKLTIPWVAQVLQGGLEVNASITHYCSLQSNQARNFSVVNKFKLPLAITNVTMSSHVKSIFTIKNFIPRVIKPEQKVNIFSLQLAKDRKTDNVKMESSILIHSNVSVTEVPLLSYDGKVRKIVPEERESDEGTMNFGTVGSGTENEAIFALENQNPINIDLHGWGVNMPGAVLELMGCQRGPADFLDKELRNITVCSHTGNQYIKPGYLAIFKIKVKTPMVEEDTIVGDVFVRTTYERFILPVYMRVAYGRISLKKLIFTDCFPGSICVQQVKVYSTFVRPMQVTRIAPVNKDNRIKYIPLEEASMPIITRGENYIGSVRIEPSVTCKHHCYLGLSLDSNAGRQWLNTLALPSHTRDSDLNLLNTRYTRFLNLTGGRSWDNITMRLDTTEVRGHKFYLNIKPYWPSILTGFSNNKNKVALVFPLTQVGNTSYSSIKVYNPSTSPLIIQLVMDWNYPQGTRLYHSLPAKFKFACVECGTTVAEEFKLEENVEEREWFEREWDVTLAPQSIPLYLKPSESKTIRVSYTPFTPSLSSALLYIRNNMTILEVLRVMGHGANAQFRFGNRKPGSTTPLLFELADKHLKDCEPGERFKRSPVPNLTVKRSFMARNTGELPIEVYDFYINGLRCEGYGFKVLNCMPFKLNPNATKKIDIAFTPDFTMSRIERKLLISTSLGFDGDIENGMVILNLLATLPPHSLEACTAALTRPSWEYAVQWVAVSLSSILLICVLAISFLEADRILRGALASFSRESPVQAPFDLRLLSHVPVYTGQESTCLKEKLTSEEKQKVAKKEEACPDWALMNVKKYKEKDNAQKGLKIPDWSAEEERRFKLDTDAKDLLSFKRCEDSALDNSNVISNIALGTKKKNNKKQNNAQEVQTDSCVTENAFPDVQGSQEKKYTVNTFMKSSPLTNRKGKSNQTGSVKDDTKLVDHEVQVDTAGLLNNARSSKLENKRKQTAVGNSSNNHVSFKKFESNSSQRSIHLSEEETSSTTTESSVQDDPPPCKNFDQSCGKSEKLQRKPATKKTKPQSIAPVPCVDYRDNYEGDCDDDEYDKERHNNPNRWKTSTTRSTMKHHIHTSRTVESSFKLPRQNKNPPRKDKGSQKRRGFDKAHIKTTSLNGNTSQREDQARALGTISAPLPPPPSCWGENRAKFSDVVARNQESISPFSSLNKLHKPQTTAHNLSMVFSNDAKDVDYSKQQSSQELMQSTKEYRMVSQSPPLCVQSVEKEKPLNQDSLKIQNSSPHSNSYFINAFTEPPFERELVPYDDLPETDEPLMELESPEEDTRCQLWEDNNPMFHLLSDTTSGFQLESPKASEKPPMLTDTLRDNWATIETNWEPLYTRAAVGEERSGVWGVNTGGVWAAGPWGAATPPVAASQLSSLQTEPDTQERSGFDPFRSLSTIWTPSSIESWKKKHED; encoded by the exons ATGTCTATGCATAAG GATTTTACCAATACAGTACATGGGGCTGG GGATACAACATCAGACGAAGATAAAACGCAAGATTCATTATCTCACGTTCATTTCGAACCACATATTCTGGATTTcaaagaaag ACAACTCGGTATACCCCACCAAGAAACTGTGATATTGTTTAATAGAGATCATAACAAAACAATCCATCTTTTATCAATTTCTGGAAATACACGTCATTTCCATTCATCGTTCTTTCGAAGCAAA GTAATTCCACCATTGGGGAACACAACATTTGATGTTGTTTTTCTCGGTCGAGAAGAAGGTGACATTGACACACATCTTTTTATACATACGGCAGAAGGACCTGTGAAATACCAA GTAAAAGGAATAAGTGTCAGTAGCCCTTATCGACTCAGACCTGTAGTAGGTGTTAAATTACCATTAAATGCAACATTTACTCCACTTATATACATGCACAATCCACACGCAGAAGCTTTACAA GTGCTAGAAGTATATTGTAGCGGTGGAGAATTTCAACTGGAGCTGCCATCGGGGGAGGCAGAAGGTTCGCGTGAATTGTGGGAAATCCCACCATATCAAACAAAACCTATCATAAGACTACATTTTAATGCTTATACAGAAAAGAATCATACAGCATATATTAG GCTTAAAGTGAATAACACTTCAGAACTGCTTGTTGTAACAATCGAGATCGAAGTGAAAAGTGGGGCTGGTCTTCATTGGGGCGGAAGTTCTGGTGTAATCAATTTAGGCATGGGCGGTTCGCTGCAACCTCCTATTCAATATCCCATTGCCCTGAAGAACTCGGCGAAAAAGCCAGTTAAAATTATG aatataattagtaCACCTGTTTCTAAAGCACTGAAACTTCATTTTGAGCAAGCGGTAATTCCGGGGGACACGGATATACCGATTGCCATCGGAGCACTAATTTATGACT GGAAGACTGGTTTAGAGTTACAACATTTTAAAGGAAAACTAGTGATAAAGGCCGTAGGTCCCGGTGGTATTAGTCAGAAATTAACAATTCCATGGGTTGCACAAGTTCTACAGGGTGGTCTAGAAGTAAACGCATCAATTACGCATTATTGTTCTCTCCAATCGAATCAAGCGCGGAATTTTAGCGTTGTTAATAAGTTTAAATTACCGTTAGCTATCACGAATGTCACAATGTCGTCTCATGTGAAGTCAATTTTCACG ataaagaattttattccgCGAGTAATAAAGCCGGAACAAAAGGtcaatatattttctttacaacTTGCCAAAGATAGGAAAACCGATAACGTGAAAATGGAATCGTCGATTTTAATTCACTCGAACGTTTCCGTGACTGAGGTTCCGTTACTGAGTTACGATGGAAAGGTGAGGAAAATAGTTCCCGAGGAGAGGGAGAGCGACGAGGGCACGATGAACTTCGGCACCGTGGGGAGCGGCACCGAGAACGAAGCCATTTTTGCTTTGGAGAATCAGAATCCGATAAATATCGATTTACACGGATGGGGAGTGAACATGCCTGGCGCAGTGCTAGAGCTCATGGGTTGTCAAAGAGGTCCAGCAGATTTTTTGGACAAAGAGCTTCGTAATATAACAGTGTGCAGTCACACTGGCAAT CAATACATAAAGCCTGGTTATTTagcgatttttaaaattaaagtaaagactCCGATGGTCGAAGAGGATACCATCGTGGGCGACGTGTTCGTTAGAACCACGTACGAGAGGTTCATTTTACCAGTTTACATGAGAGTCGCGTACGGAAGAATCTCCTTAAAGAAGCTCATCTTCACGGATTGCTTTCCT GGATCAATTTGTGTGCAACAAGTAAAAGTATATTCAACGTTTGTAAGACCCATGCAGGTGACTAGGATCGCGCCTGTTAACAAAGATAATAGGATAAAATATATTCCGTTGGAAGAAGCATCAATGCCTATTATAACCAGGGGCGAAAATTACATTGGGTCAGTAAGAATCGAACCATCTGTGACTTGTAAGCATCATTGTTATTTAGGCCTGTCGTTGGACAGTAATG CTGGCAGACAGTGGTTGAATACGTTGGCCCTTCCTTCGCATACGAGAGACTCTGACTTAAATTTGTTGAACACAAGGTACACGCGATTCCTTAATTTAACAGGCGGTCGTTCTTGGGACAATATTACAATGCGTCTAGACACTACAGAAGTTCGCGggcacaaattttatttaaacataaaACCGTACTGGCCCAGCATATTGACTGGCTTTAGTAACAACAAGAATAAAGTCGCTCTAGTATTTCCTTTAACGCAAGTCGGGAATACGTCTTACAGCTCGATTAAAGTATACAATCCGAGCACTAGTCCTTTAATTATACAGTTAGTGATGGACTGGAACTATCCCCAGGGAACGAGGCTTTACCACTCATTACCAGCCAA GTTTAAGTTTGCATGCGTGGAATGTGGAACTACCGTCGCGGAGGAGTTCAAGCTGGAAGAGAACGTAGAGGAGCGGGAATGGTTTGAAAGAGAATGGGACGTCACATTAGCACCGCAATCGattcctttatatttaaagcCTTCGGAATCGAAAACTATACGAGTGTCATACACTCCCTTCACCCCCTCTTTATCATCTGCACTTTTGTATATTAg GAACAATATGACAATTTTGGAAGTGTTGCGCGTGATGGGCCACGGCGCAAATGCACAATTCAGATTTGGGAACCGGAAGCCAGGCTCCACTACGCCTTTGCTGTTCGAGCTCGCGGACAAACATCTTAAAGATTGCGAAC CAGGGGAACGATTTAAGCGAAGTCCAGTACCAAACCTGACGGTCAAACGATCCTTCATGGCTAGAAACACGGGAGAGCTGCCCATAGAAGTGTACGATTTTTATATAAACGGTTTACGCTGCGAAGGTTACGGTTTCAAGGTGTTGAACTGTATGCCCTTTAAATTGAACCCGAACGCGACCAAGAAGATCGACATAGCGTTCACTCCGGACTTTACTATGTCGCGGATCGAGAGGAAGCTTCTGATATCGACGAGTTTAGGCTTCGACGGAGATATAGAGAACGGCATGGTGATTCTTAATCTACTCGCCACTCTTCCCCCACACTCTTTGGAAGCTTGCACGGCTGCACTCACAAGACCGTCGTGGGAATACGCGGTTCAATGGGTGGCCGTTAGTCTTTCGTCGATATTATTAATATGCGTTCTCGCTATTTCGTTCCTCGAGGCGGATCGAATATTACGAGGAGCTCTGGCCAGTTTCTCCAGGGAGAGCCCGGTCCAAGCGCCTTTCGATCTAAGACTGCTGTCCCACGTGCCGGTGTACACGGGGCAAGAGTCGACTTGCTTGAAAGAGAAGCTGACGagcgaagagaagcagaaggtGGCGAAAAAGGAGGAGGCGTGTCCAGACTGGGCGCTGATGAACGTGAAGAAGTACAAAGAGAAGGACAACGCGCAGAAAGGGTTGAAGATCCCAGACTGGTCTGCGGAGGAGGAACGTAGGTTCAAGTTAGACACGGATGCCAAAGATTTGTTGTCGTTCAAACGCTGCGAGGACTCGGCGCTGGATAACAGCAACGTTATAAGCAATATCGCGCTCGGTACcaagaagaagaataataagaaacagAACAACGCTCAAGAGGTTCAGACTGACAGTTGCGTGACGGAGAACGCGTTCCCCGATGTACAAGGAAGCCAGGAAAAGAAATACACCGTCAACACGTTTATGAAGTCGAGCCCTCTGACGAATAGGAAAGGGAAGTCCAATCAAACGGGAAGCGTTAAGGACGACACGAAATTGGTCGATCATGAGGTGCAAGTCGACACGGCGGGGCTCTTGAATAATGCTCGAAGTAgtaaattggagaacaaaaggAAGCAGACGGCAGTTGGGAACAGCAGCAACAATCACGTGTCTTTTAAAAAGTTCGAGTCGAATAGTAGTCAAAGGAGCATTCATCTTTCGGAAGAGGAGACGTCGTCTACGACGACGGAGAGTTCTGTTCAAGATGATCCACCGCCATGCAAG AACTTCGATCAGTCCTGCGGGAAATCAGAGAAATTGCAAAGGAAGCCAGCAACTAAGAAGACGAAGCCTCAATCGATCGCGCCTGTGCCATGTGTAGATTATAGAGACAACTATGAAGGTGACTGCGACGATGACGAGTACGACAAAGAGAGACACAACAATCCGAACAGATGGAAAACGAGTACAACAAGATCCACCATGAAGCATCACATTCATACATCCCGCACCGTTGAGTCATCCTTCAAGCTGCCTCGACAGAATAAAAATCCTCCTAGGAAGGATAAAGGATCTCAGAAACGCCGAGGCTTCGATAAAGCGCATATAAAAA CAACATCGTTGAATGGAAACACTAGCCAAAGGGAGGATCAAGCGCGTGCACTGGGCACAATTTCCGCGCCGTTGCCGCCGCCGCCATCGTGCTGGGGCGAGAACAGGGCTAAGTTCAGCGACGTCGTGGCACGGAACCAAGAAAGCATCTCGCCCTTCTCGAGCTTAAATAAGTTACACAAGCCCCAAACGACCGCGCATAATTTGTCGATGGTCTTCAGTAACGACGCCAAAGATGTAGATTACAGTAAACAGCAATCGAGTCAGGAATTGATGCAGAGCACGAAGGAATACAGAATGGTATCGCAATCTCCACCCCTCTGTGTTCAGTCCGTCGAGAAGGAGAAGCCGCTTAATCAGGATTCTCTGAAAATACAGAATAGCTCGCCGCATTCGAATAGTTACTTCATCAACGCTTTCACGGAACCACCG TTCGAACGGGAACTGGTGCCGTACGACGATCTTCCAGAGACGGATGAACCCTTAATGGAGCTGGAGAGTCCAGAGGAAGATACGCGATGCCAGTTATGGGAAGATAATAATCCCATGTTCCATCTGTTGTCCGATACTACAAGTGGATTTCAGTTGGAGTCGCCGAAGGCCTCGGAGAAGCCTCCAATGCTAACGGACACCTTAAGAG ACAACTGGGCGACGATCGAAACAAATTGGGAACCATTATACACTAGAGCAGCGGTAGGGGAGGAAAGAAGTGGTGTTTGGGGAGTGAACACAGGTGGTGTGTGGGCTGCAGGTCCATGGGGTGCAGCTACACCACCTGTAGCCGCCTCGCAGCTGTCCTCATTGCAAACAGAACCAGATACACAA gaaagaTCAGGTTTCGATCCGTTTCGTTCACTCAGTACAATATGGACACCGTCATCCATAGAATCTTGGAAGAAGAAGCACGAAGACTAA